From Terriglobales bacterium, the proteins below share one genomic window:
- a CDS encoding DUF2911 domain-containing protein, translating into MRKRSFQLIIATAAMVCALPAIAQQKRLSPHETVSTVIDGNRVTIVYGRPYTKDPKTGENRKIWGKLVPYGKVWRTGADEATLLITQKAIVLGKTAIPAGAYTLFTLPAEDGSAKLIVNKQIGQWGLQYDEKQDLARIDLKKDAVEAPVDQFTMAVEKTPPSGGTLKMMWENTQFSVPITVQP; encoded by the coding sequence ATGAGAAAGCGTTCCTTCCAACTGATTATCGCAACCGCCGCCATGGTTTGCGCTTTGCCGGCCATAGCCCAGCAAAAACGCCTTAGCCCACACGAAACCGTGAGCACCGTCATTGATGGAAATCGGGTCACGATCGTTTATGGGCGTCCTTATACGAAGGACCCCAAGACAGGAGAGAACCGAAAAATCTGGGGAAAGCTGGTGCCTTACGGCAAAGTCTGGCGCACCGGCGCCGATGAAGCCACGCTGCTGATCACGCAGAAAGCGATTGTCCTGGGAAAGACGGCCATTCCAGCCGGGGCATACACTTTGTTTACCCTGCCGGCAGAAGATGGTTCGGCCAAACTGATCGTCAACAAGCAGATCGGACAATGGGGGCTTCAGTATGACGAAAAGCAGGACTTGGCCCGGATTGATTTGAAGAAAGACGCTGTGGAGGCACCGGTCGACCAGTTCACCATGGCCGTTGAAAAGACTCCACCGAGCGGGGGTACACTGAAGATGATGTGGGAAAATACGCAATTTTCAGTGCCCATTACCGTGCAGCCATGA
- a CDS encoding ATP-binding cassette domain-containing protein → MNDSVAIARSDAALEDFRHKAIVFEDVAIEFEGKQVLSGVSFELARGETKMLLGVAGSGKSTILKMALGLIKPDRGKIFVLGYEISGMKEEDLFDVRRKVGIVFQESALFDSLTVEENVAYRLVEEGYIPQDEIKQRVIDSLRFVELEHTLDLYPTELSGGMRRRVGIARAIITQPEVLLYDSPTGGLDPITSTRIIELIVKQRDIYKTSALMVTHRLQDAFIMASSYFDTETNQMRPVEEGSQRDMHTTFLILRDGKVFFDGTAPELARSKDEYIREYIS, encoded by the coding sequence GTGAACGATTCTGTCGCCATCGCGCGCTCCGACGCTGCCCTCGAAGATTTCCGCCACAAGGCCATTGTGTTTGAGGACGTCGCCATAGAGTTTGAAGGAAAACAAGTGCTGTCAGGCGTTTCTTTCGAGCTGGCACGAGGTGAAACCAAGATGCTGCTGGGCGTTGCCGGATCGGGAAAATCCACCATCCTAAAAATGGCGCTGGGACTGATTAAACCCGACCGGGGAAAGATTTTTGTGTTGGGGTATGAAATTTCCGGCATGAAAGAAGAAGACCTGTTCGATGTGCGGCGCAAAGTAGGAATTGTGTTTCAGGAAAGCGCTCTCTTCGATTCTTTGACGGTAGAGGAAAACGTGGCCTATCGTCTCGTGGAAGAAGGCTATATCCCACAGGACGAGATCAAGCAGCGCGTGATTGATTCTCTCCGGTTCGTGGAGCTGGAGCATACCCTGGACCTGTATCCTACCGAACTCTCTGGCGGTATGCGGCGCCGGGTAGGCATCGCCCGTGCCATTATCACCCAGCCAGAAGTGCTGCTGTACGACTCGCCCACGGGCGGACTCGATCCTATTACTTCAACGCGCATTATCGAGCTGATTGTAAAACAACGCGACATTTATAAAACCAGCGCACTGATGGTGACCCATCGCTTGCAGGACGCCTTTATCATGGCCAGCTCTTATTTTGATACGGAGACGAACCAGATGCGACCGGTTGAAGAAGGCTCGCAGCGTGATATGCACACTACGTTTCTTATTCTGCGCGATGGTAAGGTATTTTTCGACGGCACTGCTCCCGAATTGGCCCGTTCGAAAGATGAATATATTCGGGAATATATCTCGTAG
- a CDS encoding ABC transporter permease, producing MELYSPTDYLKDMVLAVQDYSLLAARSIANVFRKPHYWADTMQQCDIIGVGSLPIVVLTGFFTGAAIALETSSTLQQFGSITLIGQLVSYSMVREMGPVLTGLMMAGRNASGMASELGSMKVTEQIDAMRALGTDPTKKLVTPRVIASVVMLFFLTIISDLLGVIGGFVMAYFMLGLDANQYWASSYQKLVSDDIEMGLIKPILFGFVIATVGCYYGLTTKGGTQGVGRATTQAMVTSSVLILLVNLLVTRFLMVST from the coding sequence ATGGAATTATACTCTCCAACCGACTACCTCAAGGATATGGTGCTGGCAGTGCAGGATTATTCCCTGCTGGCCGCGCGCTCTATCGCCAATGTCTTTCGCAAGCCGCACTATTGGGCAGATACGATGCAACAGTGCGATATCATCGGCGTGGGCTCCCTGCCCATCGTAGTGCTCACCGGCTTCTTCACCGGGGCCGCTATAGCCCTTGAGACCTCAAGCACCTTGCAGCAGTTCGGGTCAATTACCCTGATCGGGCAATTGGTCTCTTACTCCATGGTGCGCGAAATGGGGCCGGTATTGACCGGACTCATGATGGCCGGGCGCAACGCCTCGGGTATGGCCAGCGAATTGGGGTCTATGAAGGTGACCGAGCAGATTGACGCCATGCGCGCCCTGGGAACCGATCCCACGAAAAAGCTGGTGACCCCGCGCGTGATTGCCAGCGTGGTCATGCTCTTCTTCCTCACCATTATCAGCGATCTGCTGGGAGTGATCGGCGGATTCGTTATGGCCTACTTCATGCTGGGCCTCGATGCTAATCAATATTGGGCCTCCAGCTACCAGAAACTGGTTTCTGACGATATTGAGATGGGGTTGATTAAACCCATCCTGTTTGGCTTTGTGATTGCGACTGTGGGCTGCTACTACGGACTCACCACCAAGGGCGGCACCCAGGGCGTGGGCCGGGCAACGACGCAGGCCATGGTGACCTCGTCTGTGCTCATCCTGCTGGTCAACCTGCTTGTCACCCGGTTCCTGATGGTTTCCACGTGA
- a CDS encoding sigma-54 dependent transcriptional regulator: protein MSEAAVLPRRTSSPESTTPGAILIIDDEAAIRESLETLLDLEGYTVRSAENGQEGLARIAERPFDLVLLDFALPDINGIDLLHEIRERDPQLSVIMITAYGTVENAVKAMQGGAVNFIQKPWDNEKLLADVRAVVARRHAEEENIQLKRALKQRYNFESIVGKSERMLRIFDLVAQVAPSRSTILIQGESGTGKELIAKAIHMNSPRKDRAFVPVNTGSMPADLLESTLFGHVKGAFTSAIASKKGLFEVADRGTLFLDEIGTMNLETQAKILRVLQDRKFMHLGGVQEIQVDVRIIAATNVDLKQAVKDGKFREDLFYRLNVITVDLPPLRERKEDIPLLTEHFIRKFAEENSRAAKQITPEALRPLMDHAWPGNVRELENVMERAVVLSSSTHIGMDMLPDEVVGRGRTSHLLEHRPDASLFDIMEDCERRVIVDMLEKCDWNQTETANRFRIPLSTLNQKIKRLTIEIRRKNTKE from the coding sequence ATGTCTGAAGCTGCTGTGCTACCGCGGCGGACATCCTCTCCAGAAAGCACAACGCCGGGAGCTATTCTAATCATTGACGACGAGGCCGCGATTCGCGAGTCGCTTGAGACCCTGCTTGATCTCGAGGGCTACACGGTGCGCAGCGCGGAGAACGGCCAGGAAGGACTGGCGCGCATTGCTGAGCGCCCCTTTGACCTCGTGTTGCTGGATTTTGCCCTGCCCGACATCAATGGCATTGATTTGCTGCATGAAATCCGCGAGCGCGATCCGCAGCTTTCCGTCATCATGATCACCGCCTACGGCACCGTGGAAAATGCCGTGAAGGCCATGCAGGGCGGGGCCGTCAACTTTATCCAGAAGCCCTGGGACAATGAAAAATTGCTGGCCGATGTACGCGCCGTTGTGGCCCGCCGCCACGCGGAAGAAGAGAACATTCAGCTTAAGCGCGCCCTGAAGCAGCGCTACAACTTTGAAAGCATCGTGGGCAAGAGCGAGCGCATGTTGCGCATCTTTGATCTTGTGGCCCAGGTAGCGCCCAGCCGCTCTACCATCCTCATCCAGGGCGAAAGCGGCACGGGGAAAGAGCTGATTGCCAAGGCAATCCACATGAACTCACCCCGCAAAGACCGCGCCTTCGTGCCGGTCAATACGGGTTCCATGCCGGCCGATCTGTTGGAATCAACCCTCTTCGGACACGTGAAAGGGGCCTTCACCAGCGCCATAGCCTCAAAAAAGGGCTTGTTTGAAGTTGCCGACCGAGGCACTCTCTTTCTCGACGAAATTGGAACCATGAACCTGGAGACCCAGGCGAAAATCCTGCGCGTTTTGCAAGACCGCAAGTTCATGCACCTGGGCGGCGTGCAGGAGATCCAGGTGGATGTGCGCATCATCGCCGCCACCAACGTTGATTTGAAGCAGGCAGTCAAGGACGGCAAGTTCCGGGAAGACTTGTTTTACCGCTTGAATGTCATTACGGTTGACCTGCCGCCTCTGCGCGAACGCAAAGAAGATATTCCACTGCTGACGGAGCACTTTATCCGCAAATTCGCAGAGGAAAACAGCCGCGCGGCCAAACAAATTACGCCTGAAGCCCTGCGTCCTCTCATGGACCACGCCTGGCCCGGCAACGTGCGCGAGCTTGAAAATGTAATGGAGCGCGCCGTAGTGCTCTCTTCCAGTACGCACATCGGCATGGATATGCTTCCCGATGAAGTTGTAGGACGAGGCAGGACGTCGCATCTTCTCGAACACCGCCCTGATGCTTCCCTGTTCGACATTATGGAAGACTGTGAGCGGCGCGTTATCGTCGATATGCTGGAAAAATGCGACTGGAACCAGACTGAAACGGCAAACCGGTTCCGCATTCCGCTCTCCACGCTCAATCAGAAGATCAAGCGGCTAACTATCGAAATCCGGCGGAAAAACACCAAAGAATAG
- a CDS encoding ATP-binding protein, producing MKREYQFRVAAFLLGLTTLSAIAFAVINLKKEKEVSVPDDGIWWVEQHPDSTTDNVLVAQRVDEGGPGDLAGIKTGDRLVAISNSHIRNSADRMHQLYRQGGAYSKPVYTVVRDGVQLDVPLIPIPADKSLNDGLRLIGLIYLLIGLYVLLRRWTAPKSMHFYIFCLVSFVFYSFKYTGKFNTFDEIIYWSNIVAWLLQPALFVHFALTFPKHREFIRQRPWLLVAVYVPAALLLGLQIFAWQRLAASEVLRWNLDRLHMSYLAAYFIAAAAVLWDSYRRTGIPIVRQQMKWVTRGTILAVVPFLFYVFQFLRGATPGTATKLCGLALVFLPLTFGYAIVRYRLMDVDVIFKRGMVYALATAAIFTGYVGVIALAAAFSRGTRIERTGTAGLIIVIFLTALLFNPLKNWIQKRIDRLFYRNRYDYRDTLVEFGRDLNSETDLDKMLSAVVDRLSSTLMVDRLAIFLASNDAPSSFILAKSFGINSAQDLDLSFLSKDRPEFRQGHLFFDSTRQAVRETPSAQQTIAQLDLNYYIPCTVQNRVIAVLGLGKIMKGDFLSNEDVQLLETLAGYVGIAIQNAQLYASLEQKAQAYERLKDFNENIVESISVGVLAVDLADRIESWNSQMEVMYAMPRADVLGKPLSEVAPAAFMEEYYRVRQNAGIHNLYKFRITTPAGDTRIANVAIAPLVTKRFNVIGRLIIVDDITERIQLETQLSQAEKMSSIGLLAAGVAHEVNTPLAVISSYAQMLSKQLQNDEKKNSLLEKITRQTFRASEIVNNLLNFSRTSGTEFAEIDINQVINDTLALLEHQLKTGKIKIEQEKLPHMPVIFGNAGKLQQVFLNLFLNAKDAMPQGGALRISTSNGDAVHVTVSDTGTGIAQEHIDRIYDPFFTTKSGAKDGQQRRGTGLGLSVTYGIIQEHAGKIRVESKPGEGTTFYLEFPMVRTRKAVNV from the coding sequence ATGAAACGGGAATATCAATTTCGTGTAGCCGCCTTCCTGCTCGGGTTAACCACACTGAGCGCGATTGCTTTTGCCGTCATTAACTTAAAAAAGGAAAAAGAGGTTTCTGTCCCGGATGATGGTATCTGGTGGGTGGAGCAACATCCGGACAGCACAACGGATAACGTCTTAGTTGCCCAACGCGTGGATGAGGGCGGCCCCGGGGATCTGGCTGGAATCAAGACTGGGGATCGGCTCGTCGCCATTTCAAATTCACACATTCGCAATAGCGCAGACCGCATGCACCAGCTTTACCGGCAGGGCGGGGCTTACTCCAAGCCGGTTTATACCGTGGTGCGCGATGGAGTACAACTGGATGTGCCGCTGATTCCTATTCCGGCCGATAAATCTCTGAACGACGGATTGCGGCTGATTGGGCTGATTTACCTGCTGATCGGGTTGTACGTGCTTTTGCGACGGTGGACTGCGCCGAAATCCATGCATTTCTATATTTTTTGCCTGGTTTCGTTTGTTTTTTACTCCTTCAAGTACACCGGCAAATTTAATACTTTTGACGAGATCATTTACTGGTCGAACATCGTCGCTTGGCTGTTGCAGCCGGCGCTTTTCGTGCATTTTGCGCTGACCTTTCCCAAACATCGGGAATTCATTCGCCAGCGCCCCTGGTTGCTGGTGGCCGTGTATGTGCCCGCTGCCCTGCTTCTGGGGCTACAGATCTTCGCCTGGCAGCGCCTTGCCGCCAGCGAGGTGTTGCGCTGGAACCTTGACCGGCTGCATATGTCCTACCTGGCTGCCTACTTTATCGCCGCAGCGGCAGTTTTGTGGGACAGCTATCGCCGCACCGGAATCCCCATCGTACGCCAGCAGATGAAGTGGGTAACCCGAGGCACCATTCTGGCGGTGGTTCCATTTTTGTTTTATGTATTCCAGTTCCTGCGCGGAGCAACGCCCGGCACGGCCACCAAACTCTGCGGCCTGGCACTGGTATTTTTGCCTCTGACGTTCGGCTACGCCATCGTGCGCTACCGGCTGATGGATGTAGACGTCATCTTTAAACGCGGCATGGTCTACGCCCTGGCTACGGCCGCGATTTTTACCGGCTACGTCGGGGTGATAGCACTGGCGGCCGCGTTCTCACGCGGTACGCGCATCGAAAGGACCGGAACCGCCGGCCTGATTATCGTCATCTTCCTGACGGCTTTGCTTTTTAATCCACTCAAGAATTGGATCCAGAAGAGAATTGACCGGCTCTTCTACCGCAATCGCTACGACTACCGCGACACCCTGGTTGAATTCGGCCGCGACCTGAACTCGGAAACCGACTTAGACAAGATGCTGAGCGCCGTGGTGGACCGGCTTTCCAGCACACTGATGGTAGACCGGCTGGCAATTTTCCTGGCCTCGAACGACGCGCCCTCCAGCTTCATCCTGGCCAAGTCGTTCGGCATCAACTCGGCCCAGGACTTGGACCTGAGCTTCCTGAGCAAAGACCGTCCTGAGTTCCGGCAAGGCCATCTTTTCTTCGATAGCACCCGGCAGGCGGTACGCGAGACGCCCAGCGCGCAGCAGACCATCGCGCAACTGGATTTGAATTATTACATCCCCTGCACCGTACAAAACCGCGTGATCGCCGTACTGGGACTGGGCAAGATCATGAAGGGCGATTTCCTCTCGAATGAAGACGTGCAACTGCTGGAGACGCTGGCCGGTTACGTAGGCATCGCCATTCAGAACGCGCAGTTGTATGCCTCGCTCGAGCAGAAGGCGCAAGCGTATGAGCGCTTGAAGGATTTCAACGAGAACATCGTAGAATCCATCAGCGTAGGCGTGCTGGCTGTGGATTTGGCCGACCGCATCGAATCCTGGAACTCGCAGATGGAAGTGATGTATGCCATGCCGAGGGCGGATGTGCTTGGCAAGCCGCTCAGCGAGGTCGCGCCGGCTGCGTTCATGGAAGAGTACTATCGAGTCCGCCAGAATGCGGGAATTCATAACTTGTACAAGTTCCGCATCACTACCCCTGCAGGTGATACCCGTATTGCCAATGTCGCAATTGCGCCGCTCGTGACCAAGAGGTTCAACGTGATTGGCCGGCTCATCATCGTGGATGACATTACGGAACGAATCCAGCTCGAAACCCAACTTTCACAGGCAGAGAAGATGTCTTCCATCGGGTTGCTGGCGGCGGGCGTGGCCCACGAGGTCAATACTCCGCTGGCAGTCATCTCATCCTATGCACAGATGCTCTCCAAGCAGCTCCAGAACGACGAGAAAAAGAATTCCCTGCTGGAGAAGATCACGCGGCAGACCTTCCGGGCTTCGGAGATCGTCAACAACCTGCTGAACTTCTCTCGTACCAGCGGCACCGAGTTCGCCGAAATTGACATCAACCAGGTCATCAACGACACCCTGGCGCTGCTCGAGCACCAGCTTAAGACCGGCAAAATCAAGATTGAACAGGAAAAGCTGCCGCATATGCCGGTCATTTTCGGCAATGCCGGCAAATTGCAGCAGGTTTTTCTTAATCTTTTCCTGAATGCCAAAGACGCCATGCCTCAGGGCGGGGCTTTGCGCATTTCGACGTCGAACGGAGACGCGGTGCATGTGACCGTCTCCGATACGGGTACAGGAATTGCGCAGGAGCATATAGATCGCATTTATGATCCCTTCTTTACTACCAAGTCTGGGGCCAAAGACGGGCAGCAGCGCCGGGGCACAGGATTGGGACTCTCGGTGACCTACGGCATCATCCAGGAGCATGCAGGGAAAATTCGTGTGGAAAGCAAGCCCGGTGAGGGCACCACGTTTTACCTGGAATTCCCCATGGTCAGGACGAGAAAGGCTGTAAATGTCTGA
- a CDS encoding SAM-dependent methyltransferase, with amino-acid sequence MQLGKPSRTAWAAAAHRAAHQVLEQGRIFADPLALRILGEDAETIARKAEEQPAGRKMRIFIAVRTRFAEDALAAAVERGVRQAVVLGAGLDTYAYRSPLRDWLRIFEVDHPATQAWKRQRLEAAAIPIPGSLTFAPVDFERQTLAEGLAAAGFDPAQQTFFTWLGVVPYLSKQAVWTTLGFIASLPNGAHVVFDYSDPPDKLSPEARAFHDQGAARVEAAGEAWVSYFEADELRAKLLALGFSEIEDLAPRQIAVRYFPNRVSNLPDKGGHILRAAT; translated from the coding sequence ATGCAATTGGGAAAGCCGAGCCGGACGGCCTGGGCTGCAGCCGCTCACCGCGCCGCTCACCAGGTTCTGGAACAAGGCCGCATCTTCGCCGATCCGCTTGCCCTGCGCATCCTGGGTGAAGACGCCGAGACCATCGCTCGTAAAGCTGAGGAGCAACCCGCCGGACGAAAGATGCGAATCTTCATCGCCGTCAGGACACGCTTTGCCGAGGATGCTCTAGCTGCCGCGGTGGAGCGGGGCGTGCGGCAGGCGGTCGTACTCGGTGCGGGCCTGGACACCTATGCTTATCGCAGCCCGTTGCGCGACTGGCTGCGCATCTTCGAAGTTGACCACCCGGCAACCCAGGCCTGGAAACGCCAACGCCTCGAAGCTGCCGCGATCCCCATACCGGGTTCGCTGACCTTTGCTCCTGTTGATTTTGAACGCCAGACTTTAGCCGAGGGCCTGGCAGCCGCCGGTTTTGATCCCGCGCAACAGACCTTCTTCACGTGGCTTGGGGTCGTGCCTTACCTGTCCAAGCAGGCCGTTTGGACGACCCTCGGCTTTATCGCGAGTCTCCCGAATGGAGCACACGTGGTGTTTGATTACAGCGATCCTCCCGATAAGCTTTCCCCGGAGGCACGCGCTTTCCACGACCAGGGTGCGGCACGCGTAGAAGCGGCGGGAGAAGCCTGGGTGAGCTACTTCGAAGCTGACGAGCTTCGCGCCAAACTGCTGGCTCTCGGGTTTTCTGAGATCGAAGATCTGGCGCCCCGGCAGATAGCCGTCCGCTACTTTCCGAACCGGGTGAGTAATCTTCCCGACAAGGGCGGCCACATACTGCGTGCTGCGACCTGA